Proteins from a genomic interval of Yarrowia lipolytica chromosome 1E, complete sequence:
- a CDS encoding uncharacterized protein (Compare to YALI0E31493g, weakly similar to uniprot|Q9C280 Neurospora crassa Conserved hypothetical protein): protein MGGDPGTATPRTFYTHKNTMAPTVTFFHYNESPVANRTRIFLNFKKIPYVSLLQRLVLPRPDLQKLGINYRRIPLCAIGSDVVVEASLIMSELETHFFPAPEYFNANLVTEGVFKTTNDQVAMTRFGLAVTNLFPPEFSAAAMPEFAKDREDFLSAKIGGNVDETIKNQAKIEMQQLADTIENFHLRDGRDYLLGSEFSAADAEYAWIPLFLIFIGGLEQAGVTAEAFPKFFAWIDRVQDKVEDLKDSNPNITEEPHNEAVARIIKGGNAGDFPLSKLLKHDENNILGIKQGEVVSVVPLDTGKNHPTKGSVVGIDRYKIVIEVPSPGSEKDGIESGKVRVHFPLKGYKVQKESKL from the coding sequence ATGGGGGGAGATCCAGGAACAGCAACTCCACGTACTTTTTACActcacaaaaacacaatggCTCCAACAGTCACCTTTTTCCACTACAATGAGTCGCCCGTGGCCAACCGAACCCGGATTTTCCTCAacttcaagaagattcCCTATGTTTCCCTTCTTCAACGACTAGTGCTACCTCGACCCGACCTTCAGAAGCTGGGTATCAACTACCGACGAATTCCTCTGTGTGCCATTGGATCCGATGTGGTTGTCGAGGCCTCTCTCATCATGAGCGAGCTGGAGACCCACTTCTTCCCTGCTCCCGAGTACTTCAACGCCAATCTGGTCACCGAGGGAGTGTTCAAGACCACCAACGACCAGGTGGCCATGACTCGATTCGGACTGGCCGTGACCAACCTATTCCCTCCCGAGTTTTCAGCCGCCGCCATGCCCGAGTTTGCCAAGGATCGAGAAGACTTTCTGTCAGCCAAGATCGGAGGAAACGTGGACGAGACGATCAAGAACCAGGCCAAGATTGAGATGCAGCAACTGGCCGACACCATTGAGAACTTTCATCTCCGAGACGGCCGAGACTATCTTCTGGGTAGTGAATTTTCGGCTGCCGACGCCGAGTACGCCTGGATCCCTCtcttcctcatcttcaTTGGAGGCCTTGAGCAGGCCGGAGTGACTGCCGAGGCATTCCCAAAGTTCTTTGCTTGGATCGATCGAGTCCAGGACAAGGTtgaggacctcaaggactccaaccccaacatcaCCGAGGAGCCCCACAACGAGGCCGTGGCCAGAATCATCAAGGGAGGTAACGCTGGCGACTTCCCTCtgtccaagctgctgaagCACGACGAGAACAACATTCTTGGAATCAAGCAGGGTGAGGTTGTGAGCGTGGTTCCTCTTGACACCGGTAAGAACCACCCCACCAAGGGCTCTGTTGTCGGGATTGACCGATACAAGATTGTCATCGAGGTGCCTTCTCCTGGCAGTGAAAAGGACGGTATCGAGAGTGGAAAGGTCAGAGTACACTTCCCTCTCAAGGGATACAAGGTCCAGAAGGAAAGCAAGCTTTAG
- a CDS encoding uncharacterized protein (Compare to YALI0E31515g, similar to Saccharomyces cerevisiae TGL2 (YDR058C); ancestral locus Anc_1.101, similar to CA5070|IPF3594 Candida albicans IPF3594 triglyceride lipase (by homology)), translating into MLAMRPIRHRLGPNLLRPLHTTSLRLSEPRIIENDFATLRDKYNAPKWPVVLCHGLCGFNEIDTHLPVLPTYEYWGGIKESLEGAGATVITTAVPPVSSIKERAETLAGSLTQILHDAPWKKDTEKKSQQDKEEPKVNLIAHSMGGLDSRYLIHNLAKDLPFKVASLTTIATPHHGTSFADWCFDELGDKNVDRLYTILETLGVQNPDGFKQLTTTYLKEFNKTTQNDPDVAYYSYGAQYFPHWYNVFYPSWKIIDHYEGPSDGLVSVKSAQWGTYLGTINNCDHLDLINWTNRIRYHWYRLSGQRPSFNALAFYLHICDGLAKRGF; encoded by the coding sequence ATGCTCGCCATGAGGCCGATACGACACAGGCTGGGGCCGAACCTACTCCGACCACTGCACACGACCTCGCTGCGTCTCTCGGAACCCCGAATCATAGAGAACGATTTTGCCACTCTCAGAGACAAATACAATGCTCCAAAATGGCCAGTGGTTCTGTGCCATGGACTGTGTGGATTTAATGAGATCGACACTCATCTGCCCGTGCTTCCAacatacgagtactggGGAGGCATCAAGGAGAGTCTGGAGGGTGCAGGAGCTACAGTCATCACCACAGCGGTGCCTCCAGTGAGCAGTATCAAGGAGCGGGCTGAAACGCTTGCTGGGTCGCTCACTCAAATTTTGCATGATGCTCCTTGGAAAAAGGAcacggagaagaagagccagcAGGACAAGGAAGAGCCCAAAGTGAATCTAATTGCTCACAGCATGGGCGGGCTGGATTCGCGGTATTTGATCCACAACCTAGCCAAAGACCTACCCTTCAAAGTAGCCTCTCTCACCACTATAGCTACTCCTCATCATGGAACCTCTTTCGCAGACTGGTGCTTTGATGAACTTGGAGACAAGAATGTGGACCGGCTATACACCATTCTGGAGACTCTAGGAGTCCAGAACCCCGACGGATTCAAACAGTTGACTACCACGTACTTGAAGGAGTTTAACAAGACCACCCAGAACGATCCTGATGTCGCTTACTACTCATATGGTGCGCAGTACTTCCCTCACTGGTACAATGTCTTCTACCCTTCCTGGAAGATCATTGATCACTATGAAGGTCCTAGTGATGGATTGGTGAGTGTCAAGTCCGCTCAGTGGGGTACTTATCTCGGTACAATCAACAACTGCGACCATCTGGATCTCATCAACTGGACCAACCGAATACGGTACCATTGGTATCGACTTTCAGGCCAGAGACCCAGTTTCAATGCTCTGGCATTTTATTTGCATATTTGTGATGGTTTAGCAAAGAGGGGTTTCTAA